ATTTATCAGTTCTGGTTTTTGATCGGATATAAAAACAAAACTGTTTTTCTTTTGGGATTCAATTTGAATCTCTTCAAATCTGTCGTCGATTTCAACAAGCATTTTCCCCTGGAAATAGGGAATCTTTTTTCCATTAACCACGGAATCGATTTTTTGATCTTGAAATACGTCGATTACAAGCTTTTTTTCGATAGTGTCATATTGCTCTTCCACCCTAAATTTTGGGTGCCCAACTCCAAAAACCCATTGTTCAAAAAACCAATCCATGGATTTTCCGTTGACCTCATTGACCACTTTAACAAAATCTTCGGTGGCTACCATTTTGCCCCCAAATCGGGATACATATGTCTCGACGCCTTCTTTCCATTTAGCCTCTCCTAACTCCTTTCGCAACATATGCAAGACCAAAGCTCCTTTTGCATAGGGGGTGTTGCCATTTATGAATTTTTCGGTATTCTTAATTAAATCGGGGGCTATTATGGTGTTAGTACCGCTTTTCCAATCACTTAGATAGGCATTTAAATCAGGTGACAATTGATAGGTCAGAAACTCGGTGTTTCCGTTTTTATATTGGTTGTAAAGCCCGGAGAAATATCTTGCGAATCCTTTGGTCAGCCAAGCATCTTTCCAGCTTTTTGGCTTTAAATAACTCCCGAACCACTGGTGTGCCAGGGCTTCGCCCTCGGTCAAATCCCACCCGTATAAGAAATCTTCGTGGGTGGTCTTGTCGTCGATCATGTTTTCGGTAATGATGGAATTTCCCTGTGCTCCTTTCCAGCCACCAAAATCCTGTACAAAAATCTGGGTGTATTCGGGGTAGGGATATACTTGACCGGTGTATTCCGAAAAGAATCCCATCATATCAGGAAGCCGCACCACACTTTCCTTGGTGCCCTCTCTTTCATCGGGATAGCCATAGTTGTTCAGTACAATATTCCCGAAGGATTGTCCGTAATTGTCGTATTCTCCAATGACCAAAAAGGTCTGATGTGGAGGATTTGGAATGAGGGTTTTCCAATGGAAGGTTCTTTTTGAGCCATCTCCATCCGCTGACGAAACCAAAATTCCATTCGATAAAGCCATCAAAGGTTTCTCAACATGAATAATTACTTCGGTAGTTCTTACATCGGACAGGTCATCATTCGTAGGATACCAGTATTTACTGGATTCCGGTTCACTTACCGTCCAAACCTGAAAACGGCGCTCTTTTTCTGTAAGGGATGGCTCGAAAAAGCGTACTCCCTTACCAAAGCTTCCCCAGATATTATTTGGGTCCGACTCGTTTTTATGTGTTGTTCGAAATGTAATTTCCAACTCGATTTCCTCATTGGCTTGAGCTCTATTGCCAAGTTGAATGTGGACCTTTTCATTTACCGTATCCA
This sequence is a window from Maribacter aestuarii. Protein-coding genes within it:
- a CDS encoding M1 family aminopeptidase; this translates as MKNMYTLALSLLILACAGKTDKITPENIGKKLDIKHQSLEIELDWQEKAIKGKTTILFSSFVETIKVKLDAAELLIDSVLHEGKLLDFQMDTVNEKVHIQLGNRAQANEEIELEITFRTTHKNESDPNNIWGSFGKGVRFFEPSLTEKERRFQVWTVSEPESSKYWYPTNDDLSDVRTTEVIIHVEKPLMALSNGILVSSADGDGSKRTFHWKTLIPNPPHQTFLVIGEYDNYGQSFGNIVLNNYGYPDEREGTKESVVRLPDMMGFFSEYTGQVYPYPEYTQIFVQDFGGWKGAQGNSIITENMIDDKTTHEDFLYGWDLTEGEALAHQWFGSYLKPKSWKDAWLTKGFARYFSGLYNQYKNGNTEFLTYQLSPDLNAYLSDWKSGTNTIIAPDLIKNTEKFINGNTPYAKGALVLHMLRKELGEAKWKEGVETYVSRFGGKMVATEDFVKVVNEVNGKSMDWFFEQWVFGVGHPKFRVEEQYDTIEKKLVIDVFQDQKIDSVVNGKKIPYFQGKMLVEIDDRFEEIQIESQKKNSFVFISDQKPELINLDVEDTWIKEVAFEKTTAQLLAELALSNDVLHRRLIMQKLTTTAVDKNVDENTRLNIEAALRNSALTEDYWRMRLIALWQLQSMYSSRFVSQPLKLNKETEQMLLTLNKREKSWVKAWATNFLGTTKDKKYVPRYLDGLKDYSDRVVFMSAIALGKTKDSRAYEALKNLPSKPSWKNQSLISALHGFKELEDPRAYGLALQSLTDSDNPHWNLGVPIWDHRIAAAHTLVALGKVDEAYDKIYIQFQDALKTGNINDMFYNAQLVSVLANPKGIEVFEQLKAYFKNDKDAIRAIAQLRKNFENSL